Proteins found in one Rhodobacteraceae bacterium D3-12 genomic segment:
- a CDS encoding MarR family transcriptional regulator — translation MHLSPAMQDFILHWGEMGTKWGVNRSVAQIHALLHIAPDPMTAEDICDTLNLARSNVSTALKELQSMDIVKPTRKLGDRRDHFTSIRDMFDLVNAVVASRRAREFSPTLAALHHVSADAKTDGTPDHVQTRLDETLATMQMFDDWYSEISRIPRGTQLTLLKLGAKIARFLPGSKSGGKSG, via the coding sequence ATGCACCTCTCCCCCGCCATGCAAGACTTCATTCTCCACTGGGGAGAGATGGGCACCAAATGGGGCGTCAACCGGTCCGTGGCGCAAATCCACGCGCTGCTGCACATCGCGCCCGACCCGATGACCGCCGAAGACATCTGCGATACGCTCAACCTCGCTCGCTCCAATGTGTCAACGGCGCTGAAAGAGCTGCAGTCGATGGACATCGTCAAACCCACCCGCAAACTGGGCGACCGGCGCGACCATTTCACCTCGATCCGCGATATGTTCGACCTTGTGAATGCCGTCGTCGCAAGCCGGCGCGCGCGTGAATTCTCTCCCACCCTCGCGGCCCTGCACCATGTCTCGGCCGATGCCAAAACCGATGGCACTCCCGATCACGTCCAAACCCGCCTCGACGAAACACTTGCCACCATGCAGATGTTTGACGACTGGTATAGCGAGATTTCCCGCATCCCGCGCGGCACCCAACTTACGCTCCTCAAACTCGGCGCAAAAATCGCCCGCTTCCTGCCCGGCTCTAAATCAGGGGGCAAATCCGGCTGA
- a CDS encoding alpha/beta fold hydrolase gives MRKLVFAMRYSFADCVLDTGAHRVVRGGVDVPVEPQVFDLLRLLAENAGQLVSKDHLIDVVWGGRIVSEATISARINAARKAVGDDGKRQAIIRTITRRGFEMVAEVVTEGSATREAGQPAGDARGDAGCEAGAEQEGPEQRQTIRFTTSRDGTGIAYAISGEGPPLLRAGHFLSHLEVDWQGSVFRPFLHALGRVHRLVRYDMRGMGLSDSTPGALDLERYCDDLLAVADAAGLERFPILGISQGVPVAVRFAAMHPERVSRLVLYGGFAQGRMVREGGATAEEAEAMLTMIKAGWGKPDSAFMAAFTAIFCPDATPEERASLVATQQASATPEMALQLRQVLDRMDVTEWLPQVSAPTLVIHASNDAVNPLSQGRFLASRIANAELKVLETNNHIFVQSCPSWAEFVAATLAFLERSPDR, from the coding sequence TTGAGAAAGTTGGTTTTTGCCATGCGCTATAGCTTTGCCGATTGCGTGTTGGACACCGGGGCGCACAGGGTGGTGCGTGGCGGTGTCGATGTGCCGGTAGAGCCGCAGGTGTTCGATCTGTTGCGCCTGTTGGCGGAGAATGCCGGGCAGTTGGTGAGCAAGGATCACTTGATTGATGTGGTCTGGGGCGGGCGGATCGTGTCGGAGGCGACGATCAGCGCGCGGATCAATGCGGCCCGCAAGGCGGTGGGCGATGATGGCAAGCGACAGGCGATCATTCGCACCATCACGCGCCGGGGGTTCGAGATGGTGGCGGAGGTCGTGACGGAGGGCAGCGCGACGCGGGAGGCGGGCCAGCCAGCGGGTGACGCACGGGGTGATGCAGGGTGTGAAGCGGGGGCCGAACAAGAGGGGCCGGAGCAGCGCCAGACCATCCGCTTTACCACGTCCCGCGATGGCACCGGCATTGCTTATGCCATTTCCGGCGAGGGGCCGCCGTTGCTGAGAGCGGGGCATTTTCTGAGCCATCTAGAGGTGGATTGGCAGGGGTCGGTCTTTCGCCCGTTTCTGCATGCGCTGGGGCGGGTGCATCGGCTGGTGCGCTATGACATGCGCGGGATGGGCCTGTCGGACAGCACGCCCGGAGCGCTGGATCTTGAGCGATATTGCGATGATTTGCTGGCCGTGGCGGATGCGGCGGGGTTGGAGCGGTTTCCGATCTTGGGCATATCGCAAGGGGTGCCCGTGGCGGTGCGCTTTGCCGCGATGCACCCTGAGCGGGTGAGCCGCTTGGTGCTTTATGGCGGGTTTGCACAGGGGCGGATGGTGCGAGAAGGTGGCGCGACCGCAGAGGAAGCGGAGGCGATGCTGACCATGATAAAGGCCGGTTGGGGCAAGCCCGACAGCGCCTTTATGGCGGCGTTTACGGCGATCTTCTGTCCCGATGCCACGCCAGAGGAACGCGCGAGCCTTGTTGCAACGCAACAGGCCTCGGCCACGCCAGAGATGGCATTGCAGCTTCGGCAGGTGTTGGATCGTATGGATGTGACCGAGTGGTTGCCACAGGTGAGCGCCCCGACCTTGGTCATTCATGCCAGCAACGACGCGGTTAACCCGCTGTCACAGGGCCGGTTTTTGGCGTCGCGCATTGCGAATGCGGAATTGAAGGTGCTGGAGACGAACAACCATATCTTCGTGCAATCCTGTCCGTCATGGGCGGAGTTCGTTGCGGCGACGCTGGCGTTTCTGGAGCGGTCGCCTGATCGGTAG
- a CDS encoding SlyX family protein: MEKLEEKIAHLERVVDDLSGIVAAQADDITTLRRRVAALMRREGEREAEGGSHVFGANDRPPPHY; encoded by the coding sequence ATGGAAAAGCTCGAAGAGAAAATCGCCCACCTTGAACGCGTCGTTGATGACCTCAGCGGGATTGTCGCGGCCCAAGCCGACGACATTACAACGCTGCGCCGCCGCGTCGCCGCCCTGATGCGCCGCGAAGGCGAACGCGAAGCCGAAGGCGGCAGCCATGTGTTCGGCGCCAATGACCGGCCACCCCCGCATTACTAA